The following are encoded together in the Cryptosporangium phraense genome:
- a CDS encoding carboxymuconolactone decarboxylase family protein, translated as MSGRIPRRAPEELAGEERRLYDEIVGGPRAQGPALFRLTDDDGGLLGPFNAMLLSPSIGEKLQALGAGIRYGGELSDRAREIAILAVAAHWDSRFERYAHEAVASHAGLPHEVVTAIRDHTPAALDDPVEQAVLDLSTTLLTTKDLDDDAYARAKRVLGEPAVFELTTLVGYYSTLALQLRVFRADDVP; from the coding sequence GTGAGCGGCCGGATTCCCCGGCGGGCTCCGGAGGAGCTCGCCGGCGAGGAGCGGCGCCTCTACGACGAGATCGTCGGCGGTCCCCGGGCCCAGGGGCCGGCGCTGTTCCGCCTCACCGACGACGACGGCGGCCTGCTCGGCCCGTTCAACGCGATGCTGTTGTCGCCATCGATCGGGGAGAAGCTCCAAGCCCTCGGCGCCGGTATCCGCTACGGCGGCGAGCTGTCCGACCGGGCCCGGGAGATCGCGATCCTGGCCGTCGCCGCGCACTGGGACAGCCGCTTCGAGCGCTACGCCCACGAGGCGGTCGCCTCCCACGCCGGACTCCCCCACGAGGTCGTCACCGCGATCCGCGACCACACCCCGGCCGCCCTCGACGACCCCGTCGAACAGGCCGTCCTCGACCTGAGCACCACCCTGCTCACCACGAAAGACCTGGACGACGACGCCTACGCCCGGGCGAAGCGGGTCCTCGGCGAACCCGCCGTGTTCGAGCTGACCACGCTCGTCGGCTACTACTCGACGCTCGCCCTCCAGCTCCGCGTCTTCCGCGCCGACGACGTCCCCTAG
- a CDS encoding sugar ABC transporter ATP-binding protein → MLVEASGITKRYGSTVALRDAGLVVRAGATHALVGRNGAGKSTLVSILTGLQAPDEGTVTFEGVPAPPLADRNAWRRHVACVYQKSTIIPSLTVAENLFLNRQSRLIKWSALRRSAAELLATWDVDVDVTRPAGELTVEQRQLVEIARALSYDARFIILDEPTAQLDGPAINRLFDRMRGLQEKGITFLFISHHLEEIYRVCDEVTVFRDARHIVTGPVADLPATELVKAMTGDATTLTDRPARTPVPAGTPAVLEVRDLRTSDGPPVSFRVAAGEVVGLAGGGGSGKREIAEAVVGLRRARAGTVSVGGRVLKPGSVPASLAAGVGFVPQDRHASGFVADLSIGENLTMTVPERLGRFGTISTARRDRLAETLIDDLAVKTPGPSLPVSALSGGNQQKVVMGRALANDPKLLVLIQPTAGVDVRSKETLLGVVDRVRSGGTGVLVASDELDDLRTCDRVLVLFQGRQVAEFGNEWNDHDLVAAMEGVGLDE, encoded by the coding sequence GTGTTAGTTGAGGCCTCGGGCATCACGAAGCGCTACGGGTCCACCGTCGCGCTGCGGGACGCCGGGCTCGTCGTGCGGGCCGGCGCCACCCACGCCCTGGTGGGGCGGAACGGCGCCGGCAAGTCGACGCTGGTCAGCATCCTGACCGGACTGCAGGCCCCGGACGAGGGCACGGTGACCTTCGAGGGCGTGCCGGCCCCGCCGCTGGCCGACCGCAACGCCTGGCGGCGTCACGTCGCCTGCGTCTACCAGAAGTCGACGATCATCCCGTCGCTGACCGTGGCCGAGAACCTGTTCCTCAACCGGCAGAGCCGGTTGATCAAGTGGTCGGCTCTCCGCCGGTCGGCGGCTGAGCTCCTGGCCACCTGGGACGTGGACGTCGACGTCACCCGGCCGGCCGGCGAGCTGACCGTGGAGCAGCGGCAACTGGTCGAGATCGCCCGGGCCCTCTCGTACGACGCCCGGTTCATCATCCTCGACGAGCCGACCGCGCAGCTGGACGGGCCGGCGATCAACCGGCTGTTCGACCGGATGCGCGGCCTGCAGGAGAAGGGCATCACGTTCCTGTTCATCAGCCACCACCTGGAGGAGATCTACCGGGTGTGCGACGAGGTGACGGTGTTCCGGGACGCCCGGCACATCGTCACCGGGCCGGTCGCCGACCTGCCGGCCACCGAGCTGGTGAAGGCCATGACCGGCGACGCGACGACGCTCACCGACCGGCCGGCCCGGACGCCGGTCCCGGCCGGGACCCCGGCCGTGCTGGAGGTCCGCGACCTGCGGACGTCCGACGGGCCGCCGGTCTCGTTCCGGGTCGCGGCCGGCGAGGTCGTCGGGCTGGCCGGCGGCGGCGGGAGCGGGAAGCGGGAGATCGCCGAGGCCGTGGTCGGCCTGCGGCGGGCCCGGGCCGGGACCGTGTCGGTGGGCGGCCGGGTGCTGAAGCCGGGCAGCGTCCCGGCGTCGCTGGCCGCCGGGGTCGGGTTCGTGCCGCAGGACCGGCACGCGTCCGGCTTCGTGGCCGATCTGTCGATCGGCGAGAACCTGACGATGACGGTCCCGGAGCGGCTCGGCCGGTTCGGGACGATCTCGACGGCCCGCCGCGACCGGCTGGCCGAGACGTTGATCGACGACCTGGCCGTGAAGACGCCGGGGCCGTCGCTGCCGGTGTCGGCGCTGTCCGGCGGCAACCAGCAGAAGGTCGTGATGGGACGGGCGCTGGCCAACGACCCGAAGCTGCTGGTGCTGATCCAGCCGACGGCCGGGGTCGACGTCCGGTCGAAGGAGACGCTGCTCGGCGTCGTCGACCGGGTGCGCTCGGGCGGGACGGGCGTGCTGGTGGCGTCGGACGAACTGGACGACCTGCGGACCTGCGACCGGGTGCTGGTGCTGTTCCAGGGCCGGCAGGTGGCCGAGTTCGGCAACGAGTGGAACGACCACGACCTGGTCGCGGCGATGGAAGGGGTTGGCCTTGATGAGTGA
- a CDS encoding sugar ABC transporter substrate-binding protein — protein MLRLVAVALAATVLAACNSSTGSSGSSSDPVIGSDYPRSDTDFWNAYVRYSPQEAKELGIKNLKTTNSENDIAKLTANVQTLLSQGAKGIVMAPQDTAAVAPTLQQLESKKVPVVTIDTRPDTGNVFMVVRADNRAYGEKACQFLGTKLQGKGKVVELMGDVASINGRDRTEAFNECMKKNFPGIQVFAEPSKWDGATAANQLQTRLAAHPDIKGVYMQASFALSGTLQVLKQRGLLVEPEDPKHVFIVSNDGIPEELKDIEAGQIDATVSQPADLYAKYGLYYVQQAIAGKTFKPGPTDHDSTIIKVRDGVLEDQLAAPLVTRDGATIGGEKTLKFDDKSLWGNSVS, from the coding sequence ATGCTTCGATTAGTGGCCGTCGCGCTCGCGGCGACCGTGCTGGCCGCCTGTAACTCGTCCACCGGGAGCTCGGGCAGCAGCTCCGACCCGGTCATCGGCTCCGACTACCCCCGGTCGGACACCGACTTCTGGAACGCCTACGTGCGGTACAGCCCGCAGGAGGCCAAGGAACTCGGCATCAAGAACCTCAAGACGACGAACTCCGAGAACGACATCGCCAAGCTCACCGCGAACGTCCAGACGCTGCTCAGCCAGGGCGCGAAGGGCATCGTGATGGCGCCCCAGGACACCGCGGCCGTCGCGCCGACGCTGCAGCAGCTGGAGTCGAAGAAGGTCCCGGTCGTCACGATCGACACCCGGCCCGACACCGGCAACGTGTTCATGGTCGTCCGGGCCGACAACCGGGCCTACGGCGAGAAGGCCTGTCAGTTCCTCGGGACGAAGCTGCAGGGCAAGGGCAAGGTCGTCGAGCTGATGGGCGACGTCGCGTCGATCAACGGCCGCGACCGCACCGAGGCGTTCAACGAGTGCATGAAGAAGAACTTCCCCGGCATCCAGGTCTTCGCCGAACCGTCCAAGTGGGACGGCGCGACCGCGGCGAACCAGCTGCAGACCCGGCTGGCCGCGCACCCGGACATCAAGGGCGTCTACATGCAGGCGAGCTTCGCGCTCTCCGGAACCCTGCAGGTGCTCAAACAGCGCGGGCTCCTGGTCGAGCCGGAGGACCCGAAGCACGTCTTCATCGTCTCCAACGACGGGATCCCCGAGGAGCTCAAGGACATCGAAGCGGGCCAGATCGACGCGACGGTCTCCCAGCCGGCCGACCTGTACGCGAAGTACGGCCTGTACTACGTGCAGCAGGCCATCGCCGGCAAGACGTTCAAGCCCGGCCCGACCGACCACGACAGCACGATCATCAAGGTCCGCGACGGGGTGCTCGAGGACCAGTTGGCCGCGCCGCTCGTGACCAGGGACGGCGCGACGATCGGCGGCGAGAAGACGCTCAAGTTCGACGACAAATCACTCTGGGGCAACAGTGTTAGTTGA
- a CDS encoding ABC transporter permease, translated as MSDASTGNARSAATDASVRPAPGSGAEAPASGDEALAPASGGGAAEPASGGGAAAVGGRRLALARLRDLALVPAIIGIAIVGYFVNPVFLSSDNLINILQTMAEIGLLVLAQTLVLIAGKMDLSLESTFGLAPGLAAWLIVEPGVTHGLGAAPGWAGVPITLAAGAVIGLINGLLIVRFRLNGFVVTLGMLIVLRGLLTGISGGQTFFGLPPSMMYLGSTVWLGVPVSVYVCFALFALGIVALGYTRAGRSLYAIGGNPDAARAAGIRTDRILWAVLVLASMLAALGGLMLSGRLASVAAAQGNGAIFTVFAAAVIGGVSLNGGKGTVFGAFTGILLLYVIQNVLTLAGVPAQWIAALNGAIILCALIVSRITSGQAQE; from the coding sequence ATGAGTGACGCCTCGACCGGCAACGCCAGGTCCGCAGCGACCGACGCGTCGGTGCGGCCCGCGCCCGGGAGCGGCGCCGAAGCGCCCGCGAGCGGCGACGAAGCGCTCGCGCCCGCGAGCGGGGGCGGAGCGGCTGAGCCCGCGAGCGGGGGCGGAGCGGCCGCGGTGGGCGGGCGGCGGCTCGCGCTCGCCCGGCTGCGCGACCTGGCCCTCGTGCCCGCGATCATCGGCATCGCGATCGTGGGCTACTTCGTCAACCCGGTCTTCCTCAGCTCCGACAACCTCATCAACATCCTCCAGACCATGGCCGAGATCGGCCTGCTCGTCCTGGCCCAGACCCTGGTCCTGATCGCCGGGAAGATGGACCTCTCGCTCGAGTCGACGTTCGGCCTCGCGCCGGGCCTGGCCGCCTGGCTGATCGTCGAACCGGGCGTGACCCACGGCCTCGGCGCGGCCCCGGGCTGGGCCGGCGTGCCGATCACGCTGGCCGCCGGCGCGGTCATCGGCCTGATCAACGGGCTGCTCATCGTGCGGTTCCGGCTGAACGGGTTCGTCGTCACGCTGGGCATGCTGATCGTCCTGCGCGGGCTGCTGACCGGCATCTCCGGCGGCCAGACGTTCTTCGGCCTCCCGCCGTCGATGATGTACCTCGGGTCCACGGTCTGGCTCGGCGTGCCGGTCTCCGTCTACGTGTGCTTCGCGCTGTTCGCGCTGGGGATCGTCGCCCTGGGCTACACCCGGGCCGGACGGTCGCTGTACGCGATCGGCGGGAACCCCGACGCGGCCCGGGCCGCGGGCATCCGGACCGACCGGATCCTCTGGGCGGTGCTGGTGCTCGCGAGCATGCTGGCCGCGCTGGGCGGGCTGATGCTCTCCGGGCGGCTCGCGTCGGTCGCCGCGGCCCAGGGCAACGGCGCGATCTTCACCGTGTTCGCGGCCGCGGTCATCGGCGGGGTGAGCCTCAACGGCGGCAAGGGCACGGTATTCGGCGCGTTCACCGGCATCCTGCTGCTGTACGTGATCCAGAACGTGCTGACGCTGGCCGGCGTGCCGGCCCAGTGGATCGCCGCGCTCAACGGCGCGATCATCCTGTGCGCGCTGATCGTCTCCCGGATCACCAGCGGGCAGGCCCAGGAATGA
- a CDS encoding enolase C-terminal domain-like protein produces the protein MTSTIVGLETRDVRFPTSRSLDGSDAMNPQPDYSAAYVVLRTSDGDEGHSLVFTIGRGNDVQVAAIQALEPLVVGLPVDPTLADLGGFARRISGDSQFRWLGPDKGVIAMASGAIVNAAWDLRARRENKPLWRLLAEMSPEQIVDLVDFRYLRDALTPAEALEILRADGRDVRQQRLLDSGYPAYTTTPGWLGYDDEKLARLSKEAVADGFGMIKLKVGGDLDDDRRRLRIAREAVGPDLPIAVDANQVWGVGEAIEWMTALAPHGPYWIEEPTSPDDVLGHARIREAVTPIKVATGEHGANPVLFKQLLQAQAVDVVQIDATRVGGINDNVAILLLAAKFGVPVCPHAGGVGLCEMVQHLAMFDYVAVSGTQADRRIEYVDHLHEHFVDPVVVRGGRYLTPTAPGAGARMHASSLAQFTYPDGPAWA, from the coding sequence GTGACGAGCACGATCGTCGGCCTGGAAACGCGCGATGTGCGGTTCCCGACCTCCCGTTCTCTCGACGGCTCGGACGCGATGAACCCGCAGCCCGACTACTCCGCCGCCTACGTGGTGCTGCGCACCAGCGACGGAGACGAGGGCCATTCGCTGGTGTTCACGATCGGCCGGGGCAACGACGTGCAGGTCGCGGCGATCCAAGCACTGGAGCCGCTGGTCGTCGGGCTGCCGGTCGACCCGACGCTGGCAGACCTCGGAGGGTTCGCCCGCCGGATCTCGGGCGACAGCCAGTTCCGGTGGCTCGGCCCGGACAAGGGCGTGATCGCGATGGCGTCCGGAGCGATCGTCAACGCGGCCTGGGACCTGCGGGCCCGCCGCGAGAACAAGCCGCTCTGGCGGCTGCTGGCCGAGATGAGCCCGGAGCAGATCGTCGACCTCGTCGACTTCCGGTACCTCCGCGATGCGCTGACGCCGGCCGAGGCGCTGGAGATCCTGCGGGCCGACGGCCGGGACGTCCGGCAGCAACGGCTGCTCGACAGCGGCTACCCGGCCTACACGACGACGCCCGGCTGGCTCGGCTACGACGACGAGAAGCTGGCCCGCCTCTCCAAGGAAGCCGTGGCCGACGGCTTCGGGATGATCAAGCTCAAGGTGGGCGGCGACCTCGACGACGACCGGCGGCGACTCCGGATCGCCCGCGAGGCGGTGGGCCCCGACCTGCCGATCGCGGTCGACGCCAACCAGGTCTGGGGCGTCGGCGAGGCGATCGAGTGGATGACCGCCCTCGCGCCCCACGGCCCGTACTGGATCGAGGAGCCGACGTCACCGGACGACGTGCTCGGCCACGCCCGGATCCGCGAGGCCGTGACGCCGATCAAGGTCGCGACCGGCGAGCACGGCGCCAACCCGGTGCTGTTCAAGCAACTGCTCCAGGCCCAGGCGGTCGACGTCGTCCAGATCGACGCGACCCGGGTCGGCGGCATCAACGACAACGTCGCGATCCTGCTGCTGGCCGCGAAGTTCGGCGTCCCGGTGTGCCCGCACGCCGGCGGCGTCGGCCTGTGCGAGATGGTGCAGCACCTGGCGATGTTCGACTACGTCGCGGTCTCCGGGACGCAGGCCGACCGCCGCATCGAGTACGTCGACCACCTGCACGAACACTTCGTCGACCCGGTCGTGGTACGCGGCGGACGGTACCTCACCCCGACCGCGCCCGGAGCCGGCGCCCGCATGCACGCGTCCTCACTGGCGCAGTTCACGTATCCCGACGGCCCCGCCTGGGCCTAG
- a CDS encoding zinc-dependent alcohol dehydrogenase: protein MRAFVLAGPGQGSVEDVPPPVAGPGEAVIDVERVGVCGTDVEFFSGEMAYLHQGHAVYPMRLGHEWCGVVSSVGPGVEDAWVGRRVMGDTMLGCGSCRRCVRGHQHTCEARQEVGIRGGRAGALAEQLAVPVSSLHGLPDSVDPVAGALVEPGGNSLRAARATQAGPGDRVLVLGPGAIGLLVAMFLRAAGAEVHLLGRPGDDFAGRLGFGDVWTEATLPSMPFDAVVDASNAAHLPALALDVVEPGGRLVYIGLSGAPSLLDTRTLVLKDVTAVGILSASPGLADCIDAYARGAVDPRPLVAATVGLDGVAEVLAGVRPAGGGPKIHVDPSR, encoded by the coding sequence ATGAGAGCGTTCGTGCTGGCGGGGCCGGGCCAGGGTTCGGTGGAGGACGTGCCGCCTCCGGTGGCCGGGCCCGGCGAGGCGGTGATCGACGTCGAGCGGGTGGGGGTGTGTGGCACCGACGTCGAGTTCTTCAGCGGGGAGATGGCGTACCTGCACCAGGGGCACGCGGTCTACCCGATGCGGCTGGGGCACGAGTGGTGCGGGGTCGTGTCGTCGGTGGGTCCCGGCGTCGAGGACGCCTGGGTCGGACGGCGGGTCATGGGCGACACGATGCTGGGGTGCGGGTCGTGCCGCCGGTGCGTCCGAGGGCATCAGCACACGTGCGAGGCCCGGCAGGAGGTCGGGATCCGCGGCGGGCGGGCCGGGGCGCTGGCCGAGCAGCTGGCGGTGCCCGTATCGTCGCTGCACGGGCTGCCGGACAGCGTGGACCCGGTGGCCGGGGCGCTGGTCGAGCCGGGCGGGAACAGCCTGCGGGCGGCCCGGGCGACGCAGGCCGGGCCGGGGGACCGGGTGCTGGTGCTGGGGCCCGGCGCGATCGGGCTGCTCGTCGCGATGTTCCTGCGGGCGGCCGGGGCCGAGGTGCACCTGCTCGGGCGTCCGGGCGACGATTTCGCCGGCCGGCTGGGGTTCGGGGACGTCTGGACCGAGGCGACGCTGCCGTCGATGCCGTTCGACGCGGTCGTGGACGCGTCGAACGCGGCGCATCTGCCGGCGCTGGCGCTGGACGTGGTGGAGCCGGGTGGGCGGCTGGTGTACATCGGGCTGTCCGGGGCGCCGAGCCTGCTCGACACCCGCACGCTGGTGCTGAAGGACGTGACCGCGGTCGGGATCCTGTCGGCGTCGCCCGGGCTGGCGGACTGCATCGACGCGTACGCCCGGGGCGCGGTCGATCCGCGGCCGCTGGTGGCCGCGACGGTCGGGCTCGACGGGGTGGCCGAGGTGCTGGCCGGGGTTCGTCCGGCCGGCGGCGGGCCCAAGATCCACGTGGACCCCTCCCGCTAG
- a CDS encoding amidohydrolase family protein, which translates to MIVDAHQHLWDPRTADYPWLEPGVLDRVYTQADVAEELRAAGVEKTVLVQAADNVEDTGNMLREAERDPTIAGVVVWLPLTRPAEAGALLDRWAGAPIVGARHLIHRDPDPEWLLRPDVADGLELLADRGLTFDACAESPALLAQVPVVAAAHPRLRLVLDHLGKPPIAARGWEPWAGLLADAAAAPNVVAKVSGLNTAGPAEAFGPYVSYALEVFGPERLMYGGDWPFALLAAGSYAEIHAGLVNAIPAQARPAVLGGTAERVYRLAGKENAF; encoded by the coding sequence GTGATCGTCGACGCGCACCAGCACCTGTGGGATCCGCGCACGGCGGACTACCCGTGGCTGGAGCCCGGGGTGCTCGACCGGGTCTACACGCAGGCCGACGTCGCGGAGGAGCTGCGTGCGGCCGGCGTCGAGAAGACCGTGCTGGTGCAGGCGGCGGACAACGTCGAGGACACCGGGAACATGCTCCGCGAAGCGGAGCGCGACCCGACGATCGCCGGCGTCGTCGTCTGGCTGCCGCTGACCCGGCCGGCCGAGGCCGGCGCGCTCCTCGACCGCTGGGCCGGGGCGCCGATCGTCGGCGCCCGGCACCTGATCCACCGCGATCCGGACCCGGAGTGGCTCCTGCGTCCGGACGTGGCCGACGGGCTGGAGCTGCTGGCCGACCGGGGGCTGACGTTCGACGCCTGCGCGGAGAGCCCGGCGCTGCTGGCCCAGGTGCCGGTGGTGGCGGCCGCCCACCCGCGGCTGCGGCTGGTGCTGGATCACCTGGGAAAGCCGCCGATCGCGGCCCGGGGGTGGGAGCCCTGGGCCGGGCTGCTGGCCGACGCGGCGGCGGCGCCGAACGTGGTCGCGAAGGTGTCGGGGCTGAACACGGCCGGGCCGGCCGAGGCGTTCGGGCCGTACGTCTCGTACGCGCTGGAGGTGTTCGGGCCGGAGCGGCTGATGTACGGCGGCGACTGGCCGTTCGCGCTGCTGGCGGCCGGGTCGTACGCCGAGATCCACGCCGGTCTGGTGAACGCGATCCCGGCGCAGGCCCGCCCGGCCGTGCTCGGCGGTACCGCGGAACGGGTCTACCGGCTGGCGGGAAAAGAGAACGCGTTCTAG
- a CDS encoding FadR/GntR family transcriptional regulator: MSLTDDAIARIRGLIQSGELVPGSRLPPENQLAAELGISRNSMREAVKALQFARVLDARPGDGTYVTSLAPGLLLAGLGSAVDLLRDDTLLEVMEIRSMLEPAATSVAALRITPDGLAELEFLLGRMRAAAADAEELVRYDMDFHRTVVAATGNQSLTSVLDGLSGRTARARVWRGLLMADASATTLAEHQAIYDALASGDPELARAAALLHVSSSARWLRHALEESGGGRR; this comes from the coding sequence TTGTCGCTGACCGATGACGCGATCGCCCGGATCCGCGGGCTGATCCAATCCGGGGAGCTCGTGCCCGGGAGCAGGCTGCCTCCGGAGAACCAGCTCGCCGCCGAGCTCGGGATCTCCCGCAACTCGATGCGCGAGGCGGTGAAGGCGCTGCAGTTCGCGCGGGTGCTCGACGCCCGCCCGGGCGACGGCACGTACGTCACGAGCCTGGCGCCCGGGCTGCTGCTGGCCGGCCTCGGCTCGGCCGTCGACCTGCTGCGCGACGACACGCTGCTCGAGGTGATGGAGATCCGCTCGATGCTCGAGCCGGCCGCGACGTCGGTCGCAGCGCTCCGAATCACGCCGGACGGGCTCGCCGAGCTGGAGTTCCTGCTCGGCCGGATGCGCGCGGCCGCCGCCGACGCCGAGGAACTCGTCCGCTACGACATGGACTTCCACCGGACGGTGGTGGCGGCCACCGGGAATCAGTCGCTCACCTCGGTGCTCGACGGCCTGTCCGGCCGGACGGCGCGCGCCCGCGTGTGGCGAGGTCTGCTCATGGCCGACGCCTCGGCGACGACGCTCGCCGAGCACCAGGCCATCTACGACGCGCTGGCCAGCGGCGATCCCGAGCTGGCCCGGGCCGCCGCGTTACTCCACGTGAGCTCGTCGGCCCGGTGGCTGCGTCACGCGCTGGAGGAGAGCGGCGGGGGCCGCAGGTGA
- a CDS encoding IlvD/Edd family dehydratase, with the protein MKLRSADWYAGESRNSYIHRAWMRRGVPSDAFEGRPQIAIANTASDLTPCNAHLTEVAASVKNGVYEAGGIPLELPVVSLGETNVRPTAMLWRNLAAMATEEMLRANPIDGVVLLGGCDKTIPSLLMAAASVDIPAVVVPGGPMLNGTFRGVPLGCGTDVWRLSEEVRAGTLSQSDFIRSESAMIRSRGHCNTMGTASTMALVAEALGTVVPGVAGTPAPDSRLLEAAHGTGRLAVSLVAEDRRPSTFLTAGSFRNAIVALAAIGGSTNAVVHLLAIAGRLGLDLTLDDFDRIGSRVPVLVDLLPAGRFLMEDFHRAGGLRAVLREVRDLLDADALTITGKPLVDYLDDAPIWDPEVIRPRDAPLVAEGGIAVLRGNLAPSGALIKPAAASAHLLRHRGRAVVFDSIEDFQARIDDPSLDVDASSVLVLRGCGPRGYPGMPEVANMPLPKKLLAEGVRDMVRVCDGRMSGTAYGTVVLHVAPEAAAGGPLALVRTGDWITLDVEARRIDVDVPPDELARRAPDTQNFAAPARGWERLYIDHVQQADQGADLDFLRGSSGAEVLRESH; encoded by the coding sequence ATGAAGCTCCGCAGTGCTGACTGGTACGCCGGCGAGAGCCGCAACTCCTACATCCACCGCGCCTGGATGCGCCGCGGGGTTCCGTCCGACGCGTTCGAGGGCCGTCCGCAGATCGCGATCGCCAACACCGCGTCCGACCTGACCCCGTGCAACGCCCACCTCACCGAGGTCGCCGCGTCGGTCAAGAACGGCGTCTACGAGGCCGGGGGCATCCCGCTCGAGCTGCCCGTCGTCTCGCTCGGGGAGACCAACGTCCGCCCCACCGCGATGCTCTGGCGCAACCTGGCCGCGATGGCCACCGAGGAGATGCTCCGGGCCAACCCGATCGACGGCGTCGTGCTGCTCGGCGGGTGCGACAAGACGATCCCGTCGCTGCTCATGGCGGCCGCGTCGGTCGACATCCCGGCCGTCGTCGTGCCGGGCGGGCCGATGCTCAACGGCACGTTCCGGGGCGTCCCGCTGGGCTGTGGCACCGACGTCTGGCGGCTGTCCGAGGAGGTCCGCGCGGGCACGCTCTCGCAGTCCGACTTCATCCGGTCGGAGTCCGCGATGATCCGCAGCCGCGGCCACTGCAACACGATGGGCACCGCGTCGACGATGGCGCTGGTCGCGGAGGCGCTCGGCACGGTCGTCCCGGGCGTCGCCGGCACCCCGGCGCCGGACAGCCGTCTGCTGGAGGCCGCCCACGGCACCGGCCGGCTGGCCGTCTCCCTCGTCGCCGAAGACCGCCGGCCGTCGACGTTCCTCACCGCGGGAAGCTTCCGGAACGCGATCGTGGCGCTGGCCGCGATCGGCGGCTCCACCAACGCGGTGGTGCACCTCCTCGCGATCGCCGGCCGTCTCGGCCTCGACCTCACGCTGGACGACTTCGACCGGATCGGGTCCCGCGTCCCGGTGCTGGTCGACCTGCTGCCGGCCGGCCGTTTCCTGATGGAGGACTTCCACCGCGCCGGTGGGCTGCGGGCCGTCCTGCGCGAGGTCCGCGACCTTCTCGACGCCGACGCGCTGACCATCACCGGCAAGCCCCTCGTCGACTACCTGGACGACGCCCCGATCTGGGATCCGGAAGTGATCCGGCCGCGCGACGCGCCGCTGGTGGCCGAGGGAGGTATCGCGGTGCTGCGGGGCAACCTGGCGCCGTCCGGGGCGCTGATCAAGCCGGCCGCGGCCTCGGCGCACCTGCTCCGGCACCGCGGCCGGGCCGTGGTGTTCGACTCGATCGAGGACTTCCAGGCCCGCATCGACGACCCGTCGCTGGACGTGGACGCGTCGTCGGTGCTGGTCCTGCGCGGGTGCGGGCCGCGGGGCTACCCGGGGATGCCCGAGGTCGCGAACATGCCGCTGCCGAAGAAGCTGCTCGCGGAGGGCGTGCGGGACATGGTGCGCGTCTGCGACGGCCGGATGAGCGGTACCGCCTACGGCACCGTCGTGCTGCACGTGGCGCCGGAGGCCGCCGCCGGCGGCCCGCTGGCCCTGGTCCGGACCGGTGACTGGATCACTCTGGACGTGGAAGCCCGGCGCATCGACGTCGACGTGCCGCCGGACGAGCTGGCCCGCCGGGCACCGGACACGCAGAACTTCGCCGCCCCGGCGAGGGGCTGGGAACGCCTCTACATCGACCACGTCCAACAGGCCGACCAGGGGGCCGACCTGGACTTCCTGAGGGGCAGCAGCGGAGCCGAGGTCCTCCGCGAGTCGCACTGA
- a CDS encoding aldo/keto reductase, translating to MISALGLGAAELGGEYGPMAPATAQEIVRTALDCGITFIDVSPYYGRTRAETVLGDALRGVPRDSYVLATKVGRYDVDEFDFSAARVVRSVEESLRRLRTDHIDLIQCHDIEFGSLDQVVSETLPALRGLREKGLVGAVGITGFPLSALVSVAGRAPVDTVLSYCHYNLLIRTLGERVPFFADRKIGVLNASPLGMGLLTEAGPPGWHPASDEMRAACRRAAEFCRRQGASIVRLALQFAMTLPGVTSTIVGASDAESVRRNAEWAAEPVDADLLEAVENILADVRDAEWPVGRPENRT from the coding sequence ATGATCAGTGCGCTCGGGCTGGGCGCCGCCGAACTCGGGGGCGAGTACGGACCGATGGCGCCGGCCACCGCGCAGGAGATCGTGCGTACGGCGCTGGACTGCGGGATCACGTTCATCGACGTCTCGCCGTACTACGGCCGGACCCGCGCGGAGACCGTCCTCGGCGATGCGCTGCGCGGGGTGCCCCGCGACTCGTACGTCCTCGCGACCAAGGTCGGCCGCTACGACGTCGACGAGTTCGACTTCTCGGCCGCGCGGGTCGTGCGGAGCGTCGAGGAGAGCCTGCGCCGGCTGCGCACCGACCACATCGACCTGATCCAGTGCCACGACATCGAGTTCGGCTCACTCGACCAGGTCGTCTCCGAGACGCTGCCCGCGCTTCGCGGGCTGCGGGAGAAAGGCCTGGTCGGAGCCGTCGGCATCACCGGCTTCCCGCTCTCCGCGCTGGTTTCGGTCGCCGGGCGGGCGCCCGTCGACACGGTCCTCTCCTACTGCCACTACAACCTGCTCATCCGGACGCTCGGCGAGCGCGTGCCGTTCTTCGCCGACCGGAAGATCGGGGTCCTGAACGCGTCGCCGCTGGGGATGGGGCTGCTCACCGAGGCCGGTCCGCCGGGCTGGCACCCGGCGTCGGACGAGATGCGGGCGGCGTGCCGTCGGGCGGCCGAGTTCTGCCGTCGGCAGGGCGCGTCGATCGTCCGCCTGGCCTTGCAGTTCGCGATGACGCTGCCCGGCGTGACGTCGACGATCGTCGGAGCGTCGGACGCGGAATCCGTCCGGCGGAACGCGGAGTGGGCCGCGGAGCCGGTCGACGCGGACCTGCTGGAGGCGGTGGAGAACATCCTCGCGGACGTGCGGGACGCGGAGTGGCCGGTGGGGCGGCCGGAGAACCGCACGTGA